The DNA segment GGGCCACGACACCGGGCTCAACTTTATGGCAAGACTGCACGAGCGACTGGATGTTCTTGAGCCGGTTCGCGCCCACCATCGAGTCGGCGATATGGTGCGCGGCTGGCTCGGTGGGCTGCTTCCGGCCACGGCCCAGGTTCGCCGGCCTGTCATCGGCCTGGGCGTCGCTGCTGCCCTGACCGGTGCGGCGGTCCTCATGATGTGGCCCGCCGGCGCGCCGCAACTGACAGCCATCTCTCAAACATCGCTCGCGCGCAACACGGCAATCACCGCCAGCAATCCGTTTGATGATCCTGTCGC comes from the Armatimonadota bacterium genome and includes:
- a CDS encoding zf-HC2 domain-containing protein, coding for MASTNRMQTECDAISALLPGLAGDQLSTREAWRVERHLPNCTECAALARQYYLLADALRSAPGHDTGLNFMARLHERLDVLEPVRAHHRVGDMVRGWLGGLLPATAQVRRPVIGLGVAAALTGAAVLMMWPAGAPQLTAISQTSLARNTAITASNPFDDPVAAQLQARSAATAARTTSE